In a single window of the Trypanosoma brucei brucei TREU927 chromosome 6, complete sequence genome:
- a CDS encoding sphingosine phosphate lyase-like protein, putative, with product MSLSCFLDRSLQGKRPSHIVCLTVGAIFATKVLIYVARDGSIIKRLHAAKWRVVRFFVEPIIKKEVKKSAEGIKMPSKPGEFKAKRLPKEGFSDEEVINLVSEFHQNLDKTFEDGTLSGAVYHGEHSHTKLLNRVVKMFAWSNPLHSDVFGAVRKMEAEVVSMVVHMFNGHLLPDACGTVTSGGTESIVMALKAYRDWGRARRGIERPSVIVGITAHPAFDKGAEYFGINLVKIPVDPITKQVDAKEMEKYIRYDTVAIVGSAPTFPHGVIDPIEELSEIACRHNVGLHVDCCLGGFIVPFMAKAGLPAPVVDFRLPGVTSISCDTHKYGFAPKGTSTVLYRTQELRSHQFCCVADWPGGMYCSPAVCGSKNGSVIAGAWASMVRLGEEGYVDCCRKIVQTRIRITDALSKLPYIHIIGKPTACVFAFGSNIIDIFVLNEELRSRGWVLNCLQFPSGLQFSVTLLQTVGEVADRFIEDVTEIGGRMFAEYEDATKNGRRHGAVNAKSTIYGSQQKVSDRTIIKDVLKEFLNKYYSTEH from the coding sequence ATGTCGCTGTCATGCTTTTTGGACAGGAGTCTTCAGGGGAAAAGACCGTCACACATCGTGTGTCTCACCGTCGGCGCTATCTTTGCAACCAAAGTCCTAATTTATGTGGCACGTGACGGCAGCATCATTAAGCGGTTACATGCCGCAAAGTGGCGCGTTGTGAGGTTCTTTGTAGAGCCCATTataaagaaggaagtaaagaaaagtgCCGAAGGCATAAAGATGCCGTCAAAACCTGGAGAATTTAAAGCCAAACGGCTACCGAAGGAGGGTTTTTCAGATGAGGAGGTGATCAACCTGGTTAGTGAGTTTCACCAAAATCTCGATAAAACCTTTGAGGATGGCACTCTAAGCGGCGCAGTGTATCATGGAGAGCATTCCCATACTAAATTGTTGAACCGTGTTGTTAAGATGTTTGCGTGGAGCAACCCGCTGCATTCTGATGTTTTTGGGGCTGTGCGTAAAATGGAGGCTGAGGTGGTGTCGATGGTCGTTCACATGTTCAACGGCCACCTACTTCCCGACGCATGTGGTACCGTTACATCGGGGGGTACGGAAAGTATTGTTATGGCTCTAAAGGCATATCGTGATTGGGGACGGGCTCGCCGGGGGATCGAGCGACCTTCTGTTATTGTCGGCATCACAGCACACCCAGCATTTGATAAGGGTGCGGAATATTTTGGCATTAATCTTGTAAAGATACCTGTCGATCCGATCACGAAGCAGGTTGACGCGAAAGAAATGGAGAAGTACATCAGATATGACACAGTCGCTATTGTAGGATCGGCACCAACATTTCCTCACGGTGTCATTGATCCCATAGAGGAGTTGTCAGAGATTGCATGCCGGCACAACGTTGGTCTTCATGTTGACTGTTGTTTGGGTGGTTTCATTGTGCCATTCATGGCGAAGGCGGGGTTACCGGCACCGGTTGTGGACTTCCGCCTCCCCGGGGTTACTTCCATCAGTTGTGATACACACAAGTATGGTTTTGCTCCCAAAGGTACATCGACTGTTCTCTACAGAACACAGGAGTTGCGGTCCCACCAGTTCTGTTGCGTAGCGGACTGGCCTGGTGGCATGTACTGTTCCCCAGCAGTTTGTGGTTCAAAGAATGGAAGCGTCATTGCTGGCGCCTGGGCATCAATGGTACGACTCGGAGAGGAGGGTTATGTGGACTGCTGCCGGAAGATTGTACAAACGAGGATTAGGATCACGGATGCGTTATCCAAACTGCCTTACATACACATTATTGGGAAACCAACCGCTTGTGTTTTTGCCTTTGGAAGTAACATAATTGACATTTTCGTTTTAAACGAAGAGTTGCGTAGCCGAGGTTGGGTTCTGAACTGCTTGCAATTTCCATCTGGTCTCCAATTTTCTGTCACGCTACTGCAGACGGTTGGGGAAGTTGCTGATCGCTTTATAGAGGACGTTACGGAGATTGGTGGCAGAATGTTTGCGGAATATGAGGATGCAACGAAGAATGGCCGACGCCACGGTGCTGTCAACGCTAAATCAACTATTTACGGATCACAGCAGAAGGTAAGCGACAGAACTATAATAAAGGATGTGTTAAAAGAATTTCTCAACAAGTACTACAGCACCGAACATTAG
- a CDS encoding ADP-ribosylation factor, putative (similar to GP:1262824: ADP-ribosylation factor-like protein {Leishmania tarentolae}), with protein sequence MLKGIRSRAKRDNEPRVLIVGLDNAGKTTVLNALGEDEVPVEGKVSHAAPEGPTQGFNIKTLTRGNKRAKLCDLGGQRALRDYWQDYYSNTDCIMYVVDSSDHRRLEESHAAFVDVLKGIEGAPVLVFANKQDLATAKDAQAIAECLHLHDFRDRKWHIQGCSAKTGAGLEEGVAWILSTCAP encoded by the coding sequence ATGCTTAAGGGGATCCGTAGCCGTGCGAAACGTGATAATGAGCCGCGTGTACTGATAGTGGGACTTGACAACGCTGGAAAGACTACCGTACTGAATGCATTGGGAGAAGACGAGGTGCCTGTGGAGGGAAAAGTTTCCCACGCCGCACCTGAGGGACCAACGCAAGGGTTTAATATCAAAACACTCACACGTGGGAATAAACGGGCTAAGTTATGTGATCTCGGTGGCCAGCGGGCGCTGCGAGACTATTGGCAGGATTACTACAGCAACACGGACTGCATTATGTACGTGGTGGATTCTTCTGACCACCGCCGACTCGAAGAATCTCACGCTGCATTTGTGGATGTTCTAAAGGGCATTGAAGGTGCTCCGGTTTTGGTGTTTGCGAATAAACAAGATCTTGCAACCGCAAAAGATGCTCAGGCGATCGCAGAATGCCTTCATTTGCATGACTTCCGAGACCGCAAGTGGCACATCCAAGGCTGTAGCGCCAAAACGGGAGCAGGACTGGAGGAAGGCGTGGCATGGATACTTAGCACTTGTGCCCCGTAA
- a CDS encoding pre-mRNA cleavage complex II Clp1-like, conserved produces MSSNCRTEEFNLERKELKIRFRSSGYVVLTDGAATIFGAPLKKNTRYDFSMCSIPVVSPVACRLHVGGDFTSVVTYIRTDVYDIHAVLDFARHEASKRGVPSLNDTNPGGTSSNSLKEGPWGPRVLVVGDVNTGKSSLCRSLANMAVASQVHGVALVDVDVGQQGITCPGSVATAFVDNYLPIDEGFNTVMPLTAFFGDKTVNASTRGRYLDLCASLARGIISFSLATPKFAAGGVIVNTMGWVTDMGLDLLFQLLSVFSITHVVVCGSGNKLTETLRNAVIDEKIIFLKYPKQTGVFKRKGNVRDSWRAEQIVSYFQGTKRTPLLSYRAVCYVKDVHFIHALKLEPLSWKDVEPLSLAAVSWTDSLEAVNDINVAGFIVLLEVGETFFSFLSPVAGTLPKPFILVSPTIRLPRDKVPPLQAP; encoded by the coding sequence ATGTCTTCTAATTGTCGCACTGAAGAATTCAATTTGGAGCGCAAAGAACTAAAAATCCGCTTTCGTAGTTCGGGGTATGTTGTACTTACGGATGGAGCAGCGACCATTTTTGGTGCAcctctaaaaaaaaatacccgCTACGACTTTTCCATGTGTAGCATACCAGTGGTATCTCCTGTGGCGTGTCGACTTCACGTGGGAGGGGATTTCACCAGCGTGGTAACATATATTCGTACTGATGTGTATGACATCCATGCTGTGCTTGATTTCGCGCGCCATGAAGCCAGCAAACGCGGTGTACCGTCTTTAAACGACACCAATCCTGGAGGCACGTCATCAAACTCTTTGAAGGAGGGGCCATGGGGCCCACGTGTCCTCGTAGTTGGTGACGTGAATACCGGGAAGAGTAGTTTGTGCCGCTCACTTGCGAATATGGCAGTCGCATCGCAGGTTCATGGGGTTGCCCTTGTGGACGTGGATGTTGGGCAACAAGGTATTACCTGCCCAGGAAGTGTTGCAACAGCGTTTGTTGATAACTATTTACCGATTGATGAGGGGTTTAATACGGTGATGCCATTAACGGCCTTCTTTGGTGATAAAACCGTAAATGCTTCCACTCGAGGACGATATTTGGATCTATGTGCATCGTTGGCACGGGGAATTATATCTTTTAGTTTGGCCACCCCAAAATTTGCTGCCGGTGGCGTTATTGTGAATACTATGGGGTGGGTAACTGACATGGGGCTTGACCTCCTTTTTCAGCTACTTTCCGTGTTCAGTATCACGCATGTTGTAGTCTGTGGTTCAGGTAACAAACTTACAGAAACCTTGCGTAATGCAGTGATCGACGAGAAAATCATTTTTCTCAAATACCCAAAGCAAACGGGAGTGTTCAAGCGCAAGGGTAACGTTCGCGACAGCTGGCGTGCAGAGCAAATTGTAAGTTACTTTCAAGGGACGAAACGTACCCCTTTATTGTCTTACAGAGCTGTTTGTTACGTAAAGGACGTTCACTTCATCCACGCTTTAAAGTTGGAACCTCTTTCCTGGAAGGACGTTGAACCTCTTAGTTTAGCTGCTGTTTCTTGGACAGATTCCCTAGAAGCAGTCAACGATATAAATGTTGCCGGGTTTATTGTTCTTCTGGAGGTAGGGGAAAcattcttttcgtttctctcCCCGGTAGCGGGTACGCTTCCCAAACCTTTCATTTTGGTTTCGCCGACTATCAGGCTTCCACGGGATAAAGTGCCACCTTTACAAGCCCCATGA